DNA from Geobacter sulfurreducens PCA:
ACATTCCCTTTTCCGTGGCCGATCTGGTCGCGCTCGACCTGGACTACATCGCGCTCGGCCACTACCATGACGCCGCCTGCCTGGAAGAGGGGGGGCGCGTCATTGCCTGTTATCCCGGCTCGCCGGAGGGGAAAAAGTTCGGCGAGAACGGTCCGCGTTACGCCTTGATCGTGGAGGTGGCGCCGGGCAATGCCTCGGTTGAACGGGTCGAGGTGCAGACGCGGATCATCCGGGAGTTCAACGTCGACGCCTCGCTCTTTGCCGAGCCGGCGGCCCTTGAAGCGGAACTGGCACGTCTTGGCACTTCCGATACCGTCGGGCGCATCAGGCTGTGCGGGACCGTGGAAGAACCCCTGGACACGGCCAATCTGTCCGGGCGGGTCAAAGGGAACTTCGCCTGGCTCGAGCTGGTGGACGAAACCGATCTTTACAATAGCGGTCATGTGAAGCGGATGGAGCGGGAGGACTCGATCCGGGGCCTTTTCATCCGCAAGATCCATGAACGATACGACGCAGCAGGTTCCGACGCCGAACGCGAACTGTGCCGCGACGCCCTCAGGCTCGTCATGGGGCGGTTCAGTCGTGGAGGGGGGAATTGATGCTCTGGATCAGTCGGGTCGAACTCCCCGCATTCGGCCGGTTCAGGGGGGCGTCGTTCACCTTCAGGCCGGGCATGAACCTGGTTTACGGCCGCAACGAGGCGGGCAAGTCGACGCTTGTGTCGGCAATTTCCGGAACCATCTTCGGTTTTCGCAAGGAGCGCGATCGTTTCGTGCCCTGGACAGGCGGCGAACGGTGTGAGGCTCGGGTGAGTTTCACTTACAACGGCCGTGAAATGACCATTGCCCGCGACTTTCTCTCCGACCGCGTTCAAGCGATAGAGCGCGACGGGGAGAGGACCCTCTGGCGTTTCGAAGGCAAGGTTTCCCCCCTGGGCAGAAGCAGCGAGCGCGAGGAATACCTGGCGAAGATTGAAGACGTGTGGGGATTTGCGGAAGGGGACATTTTCCGCAATTCAGTCTACGTTGGGCAGCGCGACCTGCGGATCGAGGGCGATGCGGGGCTGACCACCCGCATCAAGCAGCTCCTGTCGGGATTTGCCGAACTCGATTACGATGCGGTGGTGGAGAGCCTGGAGAAGGAACTGTTCGAGTTGACCAAGCGCCCCGGCGGTCGTTCGCGAGACCGGGAGCTGGAAGAGGTTCGTGCGCGTATGGCAGTCCTGGCCGAGCAATGGCGCGAGGCGAGCCGTGCCGTGTCGGAGCTTGCAGCCCTGGATGGGACGTTGGCCGAGTTGCGGACCGCCGTGGCAACGGGACGAGAGGATCTGGAAAAGGGAAAGCGTTATCTGGAGCGGGTGAGCAGATATCACGAGGCTGCCGCCCGGGAAGAGGCGCTTCGCAAGGATTATGACCGCATCCGGGCTGAACGGGAAAAGGTTGAGGCGCTCACGGCAAAGAGACAATCGGTTGAAGAGCGGCTTGCATCCCTGGGCGAGGCGGCAGGACTTCCCGACGGGTTTGCCAGGACCCTGGAAGCGTGGGTAGACGGCTCGGAGCGGTTGACGGCGCTTGAGAGGGAGCTGGCGGGCCTGAGCGCCGACCGGACGCACGCCGGCTCCGTCCTGCAGGTGCCGATGCTGATCCTGGCTCTCCTGCTTTGGGCGGGCGCTACGGGGGCGTGGTTTTTGCTGCCCCAGGCATGGTTGCCCCTTGCCGGGGGCGCCCTCGTCATCACGGTGTTCCTTTTTGTGCGAACCGTGCGCGCCGGTCAGGCTCGATCAGCCGAGATGGCCCGCATTCAGGGGCGCATCGACGGTCTCTCCGCCGATGCGGTCAGGCTCCGGGAAGAGCTCGACCGGACCGAGGCTGAGCTGGAAAAGCGGCTGGGAACATTCGATCCTCTGCGGGTCAGCGATATTCTGCGCGAAATTGACCGCGCCGCGGAGGTGAGGGGGGAATTGGCCCGGATAGAGAGTGCCCTTGGGGTCCTTCCGCCACTGGAGAGCATAAGGAGCCAGGAGGTTGAGCTGGCCCGGGAACTGGCCGTGACCCGTGAAGGCATGGAGACTCTTATCGGGCGGGGCTTCCCGGTCATGTCCCCCCGTGAGTACGCTGAGGCCGAGGAGAAGATGCGGCGGCTGGAGAGCGAGGTGGCCGAAAAAGAAAGACTCTGCCTCGCCAAGGAGCAGGAATTGGCGGTTATGCGCCGGGGGAGCCTTAACCTGGAGGCCATTGCGGAAGAGGACGAGGAACTGAAGTCCCGCGAAACCCGCCTTGTGCGTCGGGTGGAGGCGCTACGGCTCGCGGTCGACCTCCTGCGCGAGACCCTTGACGAGTATCGGGCCACTTATCTGTCGCGCCTCGGCAGCGAGATCAACGGAAAGCTGTACAATCTCACTGCCGGCAGATACCGCGAGGCGATTCTGGATGACGGTTTTGCGCTGTCCATCGGCGTCGAAGGGACTCCTCGCCCGGTGGGCGCCCTGAGCTGCGGCGCCCAGGATCAGGCCTATCTCGCCACTCGGCTCGCTCTTGGCGGAATCCTTTCCCGTAGCCGAAAATTGCCTTTTCTTCTCGACGACCCTTTGGTACATTTCGACGAAGAGCGCAGGGCCGCGGCTCTGGCGGCGCTTAACGTCGCAGCCTCCGATCACCAGGTAATCCTCCTGGTCCACGATGAACGCTACCTGAAGGCACGGGGGGCGGATCTCTGGCACCGGGTCAAGATCGACACGAAAGGACAGCAGGATGGACAGCTGCATCTTCTGTAAGATTGTCGACGGGACGATCCCCGCGAAAAAAGTATATGAAGATGAGGATATGGTCGCCATTGAAGATATCAATCCCGTGGCCCCCCATCACCTTCTCCTGATACCGAAAAAGCACGTGGTCAATGCCCTTGACCTTACCCCGGAGGATGACCGGCTCGTGGGCCGCGTGTTCCGTGTTGCCGCGGAAATCGCCCGCCAGCGTGGCGTCGACGAGCGGGGCTTCAGGATTGTTCAGAATTCCAATGCCGACGCCGGGCAGTCGGTCTTCCACATTCACTTTCATCTTCTGGCCGGCCGCCACCTGGGATGGCCGCCGGGATAGCGTTCCACGAGAGGGGGACAATTGATGAAAAGCATAATGGTGCTGCTCCTTGTCGCTGTTCTGGTCCAGCCGGCCTTGGGTGAGACCTACCGATGGATAGATGAGCGGGGAACCGTGAATTTCACTGAGGATCCAGGCAAGGTCCCCAAAAAGTTCCGCAAGAAGATGACGGTCATCTCCGATCCCGGTTCCGTGGCGCCCGAGTTTACCGAATCGGTGGAGGAGGGCGCACAGCTGAAGGCGCCGGCGGAAGGGCAGGGTACTCCGTCGCAGGGGACGTCCGAGCCGCAGGAAAAACAGGCTCAGCAGCCCGAGAAAGTGAAAAAGCCGGTTTACGGCGGCAAGTCGGAGGACGTCTGGAAGGCTGAATTCGGCAGGCTCAGGAACGATATTCAACTCTACGAGAATGAACTCGCCGACCGGAAGGCAAAGCTGGCCAATCCCACCAAAATGAGCCGCGGCGAATACCTGGGAACTCAGACTGAAGTGAAGCGGATCGAGGAAAAACTGGCTGGACTCAGGGAGAAACTTGCGATTCTGAAAGAGAGCGCCGCCAAGGCGGGGGTCCCGTTGGAGTTGCGTAAATAGACAACCCACGCCCAGGCCCGTGTGGTGACAGTTACTTCATATTAGAAAAGCCCGGAGATACTGCCTCCGGGCTTTTCACTGTAATTGACGTTCAGCGGGGATGCTTTCCCATATCCGTCGGTGAAAGCCGTTGCTACGCTGCGATGAACGCTCTTTGGCGACCGTTCGTTGCGGGCTGAAGCTCGTGCTTCCCCTTTTTGTGGCGGTTGCGACGCGCCTGACGGATGAGAGATACACGCAAGGCGCCATTCCCTGAACGCCAATTAGTTTCTTGCTCCGGGACAGCCGTATACCGCTGGACCCTCTGACCTTGTGAACAGATTCCCCCGGGGAAACGTTTCAGGCTTGCCCATCGCTGCGGCCATGCTCATCACGCCTGGACCCGGATGCGTAAATGATTTGATTATCCGTCAGGTCCCTCAACCGGTCAGTACCTGCTTCCCAGAGCAATTTTCAAAGACCTTTTAGTATGAATTGTAAACGCCTTCTCTGGGCTGTCAAGTCGGAGGGCGATAAAAATTTATTCAAGTATATCAAGGTGATATAGGCATGGTTTATCGTGAGGGAATGCTGTTGCCGGTGGCGCGTCAATTGACAGTACACCCCCCGTCTGATAGGTTAGGTGAACTTCGAATTCAAGAGGAGCGACATGCAGTTCCCGCATATTGACCCGGTCTTTTTCCGTCTCGGGCATCTGGAGTTCCGTTGGTATGGCCTGATGTACATCCTCGGGTTCATCGCCGCCTACTTTATTGTCAGGCGCGCTGCCGGCCGTCGCGGTCTCGCCCTGACCCAGGACGACGTTGCCGATGTGATCTTCTCGCTGGCGATCGGCGTTATCCTCGGCGGCCGTCTGGGATACATTCTCTTCTATAACCTGTCCTACTACCTCTCCCACCCGCTCAAGCTGTTCGCCGTGTGGGAGGGAGGCATGTCGTTTCACGGCGGTCTCCTGGGCGTGATCCTGGCAGGTGTGTACGTGGCACGGCAAAAGAAAATCGGCTTTCCGGTGCTGGCCGACATCTGTGCGCCGGCGGCACCCGTGGGGTTGGGGCTCGGCAGGCTCGGCAATTTCATCAACGGTGAGCTTTACGGCAGGGTGACCGACGTGCCGTGGGGAATTATTTTCCCCGGTGGCGGCGGAGTGCCCCGGCATCCGTCGCAACTTTACGAAGCGGTGCTGGAGGGGCCGGTGCTCTTTCTGATCCTGATGGCTGTGGGGAGGCGGGAACGTCCGGCTGGCGTGGTGTTCTGGACCTTCATTGCGTTCTATGGCTTGTTCCGGTTCCTGGTTGAGTTTTTCCGGGAGCCCGACGCCCAGCTGGGGCTTCTTGCCGGACCCTTTTCCATGGGGCAGTTGCTAAGTTTTCCCATGTTTCTTCTGGGGTTGACCATGGCCGTCCTTGTTTCACGTAGAAAGGTCGGACCATAGGCCAGAAGTCATTTGGGCAGGGGGGGGAAAGAGGTGCGCAGGCATTTCGTCATCTCGAGCACGTTGCCGTCGGCAATCTTGGTGTAGCGAACCGTGTCCATGAGCGACTTGATGATGAAGATGCCCCGGCCCCGATCCTCCAGGGTGTCGAAGTCGGGAGCCGGGATCGTGTTGATGTCGAATCCCTGCCCTGAATCGTAAACCCGGATCATCAGATCCTGGTCCGATATATTGATGTAGATGTGGACCATCTTGTCGGGATCGCCGGCATTCGCGTGTTTGATGGCATTGACCATGGCCTCGGTGAGGACGAGGTTGATATGGTATGCCAGCGTTTCCCGATCGCCGTCGTAGCGGTCCAGCTCCTTGGCAATGTCCTCGCCGATCCTTCCGATGAGGCTCAGGTAGCGCGTCTGGTTCGGTACCTTGATGTCGACCTCGATCTCGTTTTTGTCCATCCCGCTCACTCCTAGAAGTTTTCCACCGCTTCCGCCGTAGAGCCGAATATTTCAAATACCCGGTGGAGCCGGGTCAACTCGAACATGGATTTGACCTGGGGCTGGAGACTGGCAAGTTTAAGGCTCCCCTGGTGGGAGATTGCGTTCTTGAAGCCGGATACCAGGGCACCCAGCCCCGAGCTGTCGATGAACCGTACTTCGTTCAGGTCCACGAGGATGTTCTTCGTTCCCGACGTGAAAAGCTCCTGCATCTTTGTCTTGAGGTCGCCGGAGTTATGGGCGTCGAGCCGTTCTTCGCGCACGAATATGATGAGAATGTCGTTTTTCGTCTCGATTTTCAGATTCATGGTCCGCTCCTTACTATATGAGTCCTTCATTCTGAAAGACCTGTATGGTTATCTTCTGAAGTATCTTACACCAATTAGTCATCCCCTGCTTGCATTTTCATGAAATTCACCCTTCCAGGATCTTGAGGACAACCATGGAGATGTCGTCGTCGATGACGGTACCGCCG
Protein-coding regions in this window:
- a CDS encoding metallophosphoesterase family protein, whose product is MPIRFLHTADLHLDSPLRTFGDLARERRRDFLKTFDRIVNLAIKREVDCILIAGDLFDSTSVGAETVGRVQDAFSRLAGRGVQVVLIPGTHDNIISAESVYSRYQFTGVHILREPAVDEPLRLDIRGEAVFFYGFAYRSDRSREALESMRRRSGDGIHVGLLHGSLKGNPEWEMRKKDIPFSVADLVALDLDYIALGHYHDAACLEEGGRVIACYPGSPEGKKFGENGPRYALIVEVAPGNASVERVEVQTRIIREFNVDASLFAEPAALEAELARLGTSDTVGRIRLCGTVEEPLDTANLSGRVKGNFAWLELVDETDLYNSGHVKRMEREDSIRGLFIRKIHERYDAAGSDAERELCRDALRLVMGRFSRGGGN
- a CDS encoding ATP-binding protein, which encodes MLWISRVELPAFGRFRGASFTFRPGMNLVYGRNEAGKSTLVSAISGTIFGFRKERDRFVPWTGGERCEARVSFTYNGREMTIARDFLSDRVQAIERDGERTLWRFEGKVSPLGRSSEREEYLAKIEDVWGFAEGDIFRNSVYVGQRDLRIEGDAGLTTRIKQLLSGFAELDYDAVVESLEKELFELTKRPGGRSRDRELEEVRARMAVLAEQWREASRAVSELAALDGTLAELRTAVATGREDLEKGKRYLERVSRYHEAAAREEALRKDYDRIRAEREKVEALTAKRQSVEERLASLGEAAGLPDGFARTLEAWVDGSERLTALERELAGLSADRTHAGSVLQVPMLILALLLWAGATGAWFLLPQAWLPLAGGALVITVFLFVRTVRAGQARSAEMARIQGRIDGLSADAVRLREELDRTEAELEKRLGTFDPLRVSDILREIDRAAEVRGELARIESALGVLPPLESIRSQEVELARELAVTREGMETLIGRGFPVMSPREYAEAEEKMRRLESEVAEKERLCLAKEQELAVMRRGSLNLEAIAEEDEELKSRETRLVRRVEALRLAVDLLRETLDEYRATYLSRLGSEINGKLYNLTAGRYREAILDDGFALSIGVEGTPRPVGALSCGAQDQAYLATRLALGGILSRSRKLPFLLDDPLVHFDEERRAAALAALNVAASDHQVILLVHDERYLKARGADLWHRVKIDTKGQQDGQLHLL
- a CDS encoding histidine triad nucleotide-binding protein; protein product: MDSCIFCKIVDGTIPAKKVYEDEDMVAIEDINPVAPHHLLLIPKKHVVNALDLTPEDDRLVGRVFRVAAEIARQRGVDERGFRIVQNSNADAGQSVFHIHFHLLAGRHLGWPPG
- a CDS encoding DUF4124 domain-containing protein — its product is MKSIMVLLLVAVLVQPALGETYRWIDERGTVNFTEDPGKVPKKFRKKMTVISDPGSVAPEFTESVEEGAQLKAPAEGQGTPSQGTSEPQEKQAQQPEKVKKPVYGGKSEDVWKAEFGRLRNDIQLYENELADRKAKLANPTKMSRGEYLGTQTEVKRIEEKLAGLREKLAILKESAAKAGVPLELRK
- the lgt gene encoding prolipoprotein diacylglyceryl transferase, whose amino-acid sequence is MQFPHIDPVFFRLGHLEFRWYGLMYILGFIAAYFIVRRAAGRRGLALTQDDVADVIFSLAIGVILGGRLGYILFYNLSYYLSHPLKLFAVWEGGMSFHGGLLGVILAGVYVARQKKIGFPVLADICAPAAPVGLGLGRLGNFINGELYGRVTDVPWGIIFPGGGGVPRHPSQLYEAVLEGPVLFLILMAVGRRERPAGVVFWTFIAFYGLFRFLVEFFREPDAQLGLLAGPFSMGQLLSFPMFLLGLTMAVLVSRRKVGP
- a CDS encoding ATP-binding protein, with translation MDKNEIEVDIKVPNQTRYLSLIGRIGEDIAKELDRYDGDRETLAYHINLVLTEAMVNAIKHANAGDPDKMVHIYINISDQDLMIRVYDSGQGFDINTIPAPDFDTLEDRGRGIFIIKSLMDTVRYTKIADGNVLEMTKCLRTSFPPLPK
- a CDS encoding STAS domain-containing protein; translation: MNLKIETKNDILIIFVREERLDAHNSGDLKTKMQELFTSGTKNILVDLNEVRFIDSSGLGALVSGFKNAISHQGSLKLASLQPQVKSMFELTRLHRVFEIFGSTAEAVENF